In Methanosarcina siciliae T4/M, one genomic interval encodes:
- a CDS encoding methyltransferase domain-containing protein has translation MIYSVYIMTITYPDIKPWGRSFEDYVRMFSLTPADLKRKILGCGDGPASFNAELTECGGNIVSIDPVYSFSADQIQERIGETCDYVLDQTRKNQDKFVWQEIGSIAELERRRMSAMAKFLEDFPKGVVQKRYLAGELPSLPFGDGEFDLALCSHLLFLYTDNLSLDFHLRSMAELCRVAKEVRIFPLLDVNGNRSPYIDLLTDFLRAEKRDVMKVKVAYEFQKGGNTMLKIC, from the coding sequence ATGATCTATAGTGTATATATCATGACAATAACGTATCCTGATATCAAACCCTGGGGCAGGTCTTTTGAGGATTATGTGAGAATGTTTAGCCTGACCCCTGCAGATCTCAAGCGAAAAATTCTGGGCTGCGGGGACGGCCCTGCAAGTTTTAACGCAGAACTTACGGAGTGCGGCGGAAATATCGTATCTATCGATCCTGTTTACTCTTTCAGCGCGGACCAGATCCAAGAGAGGATCGGGGAGACCTGTGATTACGTACTTGACCAGACCAGGAAAAACCAGGATAAGTTCGTCTGGCAGGAAATTGGCTCAATTGCAGAGCTTGAAAGGAGGAGGATGTCTGCAATGGCGAAATTTCTGGAAGATTTTCCGAAAGGTGTGGTGCAGAAGCGATATCTTGCGGGTGAACTTCCCTCGCTGCCTTTTGGGGACGGAGAGTTCGACCTTGCCCTGTGCTCGCATCTGTTATTCCTCTATACGGATAACCTGTCGCTGGACTTTCACCTGAGATCGATGGCGGAGTTGTGCAGGGTTGCAAAGGAAGTCCGAATATTTCCGCTGCTGGATGTAAACGGCAACAGATCACCATACATTGACCTTCTGACCGATTTTTTGAGGGCAGAAAAGAGGGATGTGATGAAAGTGAAGGTAGCATACGAGTTCCAGAAGGGCGGAAACACGATGCTAAAAATTTGCTGA
- the ilvD gene encoding dihydroxy-acid dehydratase: protein MRSDIIKEGPERAPNRSLLKATGVTDSEMKKPFIAVVNSWNDIIPGHMHLNKLAEAVKAGIRNAGGVPFEFHTVGVCDGIAMGHEGMKYSLPSREIIEDTIELMVKAHQFDGMVLIPSCDKIVPGHLMAAGRLDIPAIVVTGGPMLPGYVDDNYRDLISVSEGVGAYSAGKISETELKRLEDISCAGAGSCAGMFTANTMACMTEALGLSLPGCATAHAVDAKKVRIAKESGERIVELVKENLTPRKIVTHKSFENAMMVDMAVGGSTNTTLHLPALAHEFGLKLPLEAFDELSRTTPHLISLRPGGPNFILHFDRAGGVEAVMQRLASKLHLDQLTVNGKTIGENLDELEIVNPKLNKEIIATLENPIHAEGGIAVLKGSLAPDGSVVKQAAVDPKMHVHTGPAKVYDCEEDAMKSILAGDVKPGDIVVIRYEGPKGGPGMREMLAATAALGGRGLLESVALVTDGRFSGGTRGPCIGHVSPEASDSGPIALVKDGDFIEINIPERALNLKISEEELKQRKASFVPPKTEITGYLARYQRAVHSANTGGIVD, encoded by the coding sequence ATGAGAAGCGATATAATCAAAGAGGGACCTGAACGAGCCCCCAACCGTTCCCTTCTGAAAGCGACTGGCGTCACGGATTCGGAAATGAAGAAACCTTTTATTGCAGTCGTTAATTCCTGGAATGATATAATTCCCGGCCATATGCATCTGAATAAACTTGCTGAAGCTGTAAAGGCCGGGATCAGGAATGCAGGAGGAGTTCCTTTTGAGTTTCATACCGTAGGGGTTTGCGACGGGATCGCAATGGGACATGAAGGTATGAAATACTCTCTTCCAAGCAGGGAAATTATTGAAGACACAATTGAACTTATGGTTAAAGCCCATCAGTTTGACGGAATGGTCCTTATTCCATCCTGCGATAAAATTGTGCCCGGGCACCTGATGGCAGCAGGCAGGCTTGATATCCCTGCAATTGTTGTAACCGGAGGGCCGATGCTTCCCGGATATGTTGATGATAATTACAGGGATTTAATTTCGGTCTCGGAGGGGGTCGGAGCTTACAGCGCAGGCAAAATTTCCGAAACCGAGCTTAAAAGGCTTGAAGATATCTCCTGTGCAGGAGCAGGTTCCTGTGCCGGAATGTTTACCGCAAACACAATGGCCTGCATGACTGAAGCCCTCGGGCTGAGTCTTCCGGGCTGTGCAACCGCTCATGCGGTGGACGCAAAAAAGGTTCGGATTGCCAAGGAATCCGGAGAGCGCATTGTTGAGCTTGTAAAAGAGAACCTCACCCCAAGAAAGATTGTTACTCACAAATCCTTTGAAAACGCCATGATGGTCGATATGGCAGTCGGAGGTAGCACAAACACAACCCTGCACCTTCCTGCCCTTGCCCATGAATTCGGGCTTAAACTGCCCCTTGAAGCCTTTGACGAACTGAGCAGGACAACTCCCCACCTGATATCCCTCAGGCCCGGAGGCCCCAATTTCATACTGCACTTTGACAGAGCGGGCGGGGTCGAGGCTGTTATGCAGAGACTTGCTTCAAAACTCCACCTTGACCAGCTTACAGTCAACGGAAAAACTATCGGGGAAAACCTGGACGAGCTTGAAATAGTTAACCCGAAGCTGAATAAGGAGATCATTGCAACCCTCGAAAACCCAATCCATGCCGAAGGGGGAATTGCAGTCCTCAAAGGCAGCCTTGCACCAGACGGCTCGGTCGTTAAACAGGCTGCAGTTGACCCGAAAATGCATGTCCATACAGGTCCTGCAAAAGTGTATGACTGTGAGGAAGATGCCATGAAGAGCATCCTTGCAGGAGATGTCAAGCCCGGAGACATTGTCGTTATCCGGTACGAAGGCCCCAAAGGAGGACCGGGAATGAGGGAAATGCTTGCGGCCACAGCTGCACTTGGAGGAAGAGGACTTTTAGAATCCGTAGCCCTGGTAACTGACGGACGCTTCTCCGGCGGGACCCGTGGACCCTGCATCGGGCACGTCTCGCCAGAAGCCAGTGACAGTGGGCCGATTGCTCTTGTGAAAGACGGAGACTTTATCGAAATCAATATTCCCGAAAGAGCCCTGAACCTGAAGATTTCCGAAGAAGAACTTAAGCAGCGAAAAGCTTCCTTTGTGCCTCCGAAAACAGAAATTACAGGTTACCTCGCCAGATATCAGCGTGCTGTCCACTCTGCAAATACGGGAGGGATAGTGGACTAA
- the anfO gene encoding Fe-only nitrogenase accessory protein AnfO, which yields MKIAVVENDNQQTSSIFEPGFIAVYEEDGGEWKVLNRFESQVCNARGMAAVRVAVGDVIKQLGDAKVVVASEIPGIASGTFQAAGFDIFLVDSKVLDVLDLIKKDMLETIEKRQEEPRKFDITEFLEPGENKGDFSINIEDIMFKFPGLTSKKILIPYLKNGEFNRLDVICGHMPKWFVTDLGAMGFEYETVNESRNRKTVRVARVRT from the coding sequence TTGAAAATTGCAGTTGTGGAAAACGATAACCAGCAGACGAGTTCAATCTTTGAGCCGGGATTCATTGCAGTATACGAAGAAGACGGCGGGGAATGGAAGGTTCTGAACCGTTTTGAAAGTCAGGTTTGCAACGCGAGAGGCATGGCCGCGGTACGCGTGGCTGTTGGAGATGTTATAAAGCAGCTTGGCGATGCAAAAGTAGTGGTTGCAAGTGAAATCCCGGGTATTGCTTCCGGAACTTTTCAGGCAGCAGGCTTTGATATCTTCCTTGTGGACAGTAAGGTTCTGGATGTCCTTGATTTGATCAAAAAAGACATGCTTGAGACAATTGAGAAGAGGCAGGAAGAGCCCCGTAAGTTCGACATCACGGAATTTCTGGAACCCGGTGAAAACAAAGGGGATTTTTCGATTAATATAGAAGATATCATGTTTAAATTTCCGGGCCTGACTTCAAAGAAAATTCTGATCCCCTATCTGAAAAACGGGGAATTCAACAGGCTGGATGTCATTTGCGGCCATATGCCGAAATGGTTTGTCACGGATCTGGGTGCCATGGGGTTCGAATACGAGACTGTTAACGAATCAAGGAATAGAAAGACCGTCAGGGTAGCGCGTGTACGAACTTAG
- a CDS encoding DUF1269 domain-containing protein: MSELIVFAFSDDKGASEMDEAIKKLQKEQLINLDDAAVVVRNHDGKVKVKQAVNLVGAGTVGGAFWGMLIGLLFWMPWLGMAIGAITGAISGKLSDYGIDDDFIHEVAETIEPGGSALFLLISKWTEDKVLDELSKYNPKVVRTSLSKEEESKLKATFGAGE; the protein is encoded by the coding sequence ATGAGTGAGTTGATAGTTTTTGCTTTTTCGGATGATAAAGGTGCATCTGAAATGGATGAAGCAATCAAGAAGCTTCAAAAAGAACAGTTAATAAACCTTGATGATGCTGCAGTCGTTGTCCGCAACCACGATGGTAAGGTTAAGGTAAAGCAGGCTGTAAACCTTGTAGGTGCGGGTACTGTGGGGGGAGCATTCTGGGGGATGTTGATTGGTTTGCTTTTCTGGATGCCCTGGCTGGGAATGGCAATCGGTGCAATAACAGGTGCCATTTCAGGCAAATTAAGTGATTATGGAATCGATGACGATTTCATTCATGAAGTTGCCGAAACTATTGAACCGGGCGGATCTGCTCTCTTCCTGTTGATCTCAAAGTGGACTGAGGATAAGGTTCTCGATGAGTTAAGCAAATACAATCCAAAAGTGGTACGTACTTCCCTTTCAAAAGAGGAAGAAAGCAAACTAAAAGCCACCTTTGGAGCCGGAGAATGA
- a CDS encoding ferredoxin--NADP reductase: MFFETRVIEVIQRTPDVKSVRFEKPQGFSYLAGQYVVLILGGSSNPMKKPFTLSSSPTEEFLEITKKLTGHPFSNALAALKPGDRVSINGPYGDFTFLEEYKNIGMLSGGIGITPLRSIIKYLVDKKLNTSIILLYSNRSENDIAFKEELENAQKQNPDIKIIDTITRPGSDWKGVTGRINAEMIKKYIPDYRERTFFTCGPSRMVDSMVSLLKELEIPEKQIKREIFPGEN, encoded by the coding sequence ATGTTTTTTGAAACCAGAGTAATTGAAGTCATCCAGAGGACGCCTGATGTAAAAAGTGTACGATTCGAAAAACCTCAGGGATTCAGCTACCTTGCAGGCCAGTATGTAGTCCTGATTTTAGGTGGCAGTTCGAACCCGATGAAGAAACCTTTTACACTTTCCAGCAGCCCTACTGAAGAGTTTCTTGAAATTACCAAGAAGCTGACAGGCCATCCCTTCTCAAATGCTCTGGCAGCTCTGAAACCGGGAGATCGGGTTTCAATAAATGGGCCTTATGGGGATTTTACCTTCCTCGAAGAGTATAAAAATATAGGTATGCTCTCCGGCGGCATAGGTATAACCCCATTGCGGAGTATAATCAAGTATCTGGTCGATAAGAAGCTAAATACCAGCATAATCCTGCTTTACTCTAACCGCAGTGAGAATGATATAGCCTTCAAAGAAGAGCTTGAGAATGCGCAGAAGCAAAACCCCGACATAAAAATAATTGACACGATCACAAGACCCGGCTCGGACTGGAAGGGAGTTACAGGAAGGATCAATGCCGAAATGATCAAAAAATATATCCCGGATTACCGGGAACGTACGTTCTTTACCTGCGGCCCGTCGAGAATGGTAGATTCGATGGTTTCTCTCTTAAAGGAGCTGGAAATACCGGAGAAACAGATAAAGCGGGAAATTTTTCCAGGTGAGAATTGA
- a CDS encoding plasma-membrane proton-efflux P-type ATPase → MKENVQLKVDEIKDSPASEIIKKLDSSDKGLSSSEAGSRIEQYGYNEISEKKVSPLRKFLGYFWGPIPWMIEIAAVISAFIHRWEDFVIISLLLLLNGVVGFWQENKADNAIELLKQKMAINAKVLRGGEWSQIPARELVPGDVVRVRSGDVVPADLKLFEGDYLQVDESALTGESMPVEKKSDDIAYSGSVIQKGEMNALVVATGMNTYFGETTKLVAEIRTRSHFQKAVLKIGDYLIVLAACIVAIVLVIEFFFRHTPFLETLQFALVLIVAAIPAALPAVMSVSMAVGATELANKGAIVSKLVSIEEMAGMDILCSDKTGTITQNKLKLSEISPFGNFKENDLMLYGSLASREEDNDPIDNAILLKAKDEGSIQEKIGSYEVKEFTPFDPVIKHTEATVEGPEGKLKVAKGAPQVILDMSDDKEEVRQKVEEKVDSLASKGYRALGVCVGEEGKYRFAGLLGLYDPPHEDSAETIKTANSLNVNVKMVTGDHIAIAKEIASQVGLGTNIITADGFVEKSDSEAQELVEKADGFAQVFPEHKYRIVDLLQKEEHIVGMTGDGVNDVPALKMADAGIAVAGATDAAKSAADIVFTISGLSIIINAIKESRKIFQRMKSYSIYRIAETVRVLFFIATSIIVFNFYPITAIMIVLLAILNDAPIMTIAYDNVKYSLKPEEWNMREVVRVSTFLGILGVIASFLIYYIGARVLYLSPGVLQSFIFLKLAVAGHLTIFVARTRGHFWSPPPGKLLFWSAVITKLLATFIAVYGIYISPIGWKLAGFIWIYALTAFVLTDYLKVGFYKLMDRRG, encoded by the coding sequence ATGAAAGAAAATGTGCAACTCAAGGTTGATGAAATAAAGGATTCGCCTGCAAGCGAAATCATTAAAAAACTTGATTCGAGTGACAAAGGACTTTCTTCTTCGGAAGCTGGGAGCCGGATTGAGCAGTATGGCTATAATGAAATTTCCGAAAAGAAGGTCAGTCCGCTTAGAAAATTTCTCGGTTATTTCTGGGGTCCCATTCCCTGGATGATTGAAATTGCAGCTGTAATTTCAGCTTTTATCCATCGATGGGAAGACTTCGTGATAATTTCCTTGCTCCTTCTCTTAAACGGGGTCGTGGGGTTCTGGCAGGAAAATAAGGCTGATAATGCCATTGAACTCCTTAAGCAGAAAATGGCCATTAATGCCAAAGTGCTCAGAGGAGGGGAATGGAGCCAGATACCTGCACGAGAACTGGTCCCCGGAGATGTGGTCCGCGTACGTTCAGGAGATGTTGTGCCTGCAGACCTTAAGCTCTTTGAAGGAGATTATCTGCAGGTAGATGAATCCGCTCTCACCGGGGAATCCATGCCTGTAGAAAAAAAATCAGATGATATTGCCTATTCGGGGTCCGTTATCCAGAAAGGGGAGATGAATGCCCTTGTTGTGGCTACGGGTATGAATACCTATTTTGGAGAGACAACCAAACTGGTGGCCGAGATTCGGACCAGGAGCCACTTCCAAAAAGCGGTCCTCAAAATCGGAGACTACCTGATTGTCCTTGCAGCCTGCATTGTTGCGATTGTTTTAGTTATAGAGTTTTTTTTCAGGCATACTCCTTTTCTGGAAACCCTCCAGTTTGCTCTTGTGTTGATCGTAGCCGCAATTCCGGCAGCTCTTCCTGCCGTAATGTCCGTTTCAATGGCCGTTGGAGCCACCGAGCTCGCAAACAAAGGAGCCATTGTCAGCAAACTGGTCTCCATAGAAGAAATGGCCGGGATGGATATCCTGTGTTCGGACAAAACCGGTACGATTACCCAGAATAAGCTAAAATTGTCCGAAATATCACCTTTCGGAAACTTTAAAGAAAACGATCTCATGCTTTACGGCTCGCTGGCCTCAAGGGAAGAGGACAATGACCCGATTGATAATGCAATCCTTCTGAAGGCAAAGGATGAAGGGTCAATTCAAGAAAAAATCGGTTCTTATGAAGTCAAAGAGTTCACGCCATTTGACCCCGTCATAAAGCACACCGAGGCTACGGTTGAAGGACCTGAAGGAAAATTAAAAGTTGCCAAAGGTGCGCCCCAGGTTATTCTGGACATGTCGGATGATAAAGAAGAAGTAAGGCAGAAAGTGGAAGAAAAAGTAGATTCTCTGGCTTCAAAGGGGTATCGTGCCCTGGGAGTGTGTGTTGGGGAAGAAGGAAAATACAGGTTTGCAGGGCTTCTGGGACTTTATGACCCCCCGCATGAGGACTCTGCGGAGACCATAAAGACGGCAAACTCCCTTAACGTGAACGTGAAAATGGTAACCGGGGACCATATCGCCATTGCTAAGGAGATAGCAAGCCAGGTAGGCCTGGGCACGAACATAATTACAGCCGATGGTTTTGTAGAAAAATCCGATTCCGAAGCTCAGGAACTTGTAGAAAAGGCAGACGGGTTTGCCCAGGTCTTTCCCGAGCACAAATACAGGATCGTTGACCTCCTTCAAAAAGAAGAACATATTGTTGGTATGACAGGAGACGGCGTCAACGATGTCCCTGCCCTGAAAATGGCTGATGCGGGAATTGCTGTTGCAGGAGCCACGGATGCTGCAAAATCCGCTGCAGACATCGTGTTTACAATATCAGGCCTCTCGATCATCATTAACGCGATAAAAGAAAGCCGCAAGATATTCCAGAGGATGAAGAGCTACTCCATCTACAGAATTGCCGAAACCGTCCGGGTGCTTTTTTTTATTGCCACTTCGATAATCGTGTTTAATTTTTATCCCATAACTGCCATAATGATCGTTTTGCTTGCTATTCTCAACGATGCCCCTATAATGACTATTGCATATGACAATGTGAAATATTCCCTGAAACCGGAAGAATGGAACATGCGCGAGGTCGTGAGAGTTTCCACATTTCTGGGAATTCTGGGAGTGATTGCTTCATTCCTTATATACTATATCGGAGCCAGGGTTCTTTACCTTAGTCCGGGTGTACTGCAGTCTTTTATCTTCCTGAAACTTGCCGTAGCCGGGCACCTGACCATATTTGTCGCCCGTACCAGGGGACATTTCTGGTCTCCTCCTCCGGGAAAGCTCCTTTTTTGGTCTGCAGTGATCACAAAACTGCTGGCAACCTTTATCGCAGTATACGGGATCTATATATCTCCTATCGGATGGAAACTGGCAGGCTTTATCTGGATCTATGCACTTACAGCTTTTGTTTTAACCGATTATTTGAAAGTGGGCTTTTATAAGCTAATGGACCGGAGAGGATGA
- a CDS encoding helix-turn-helix domain-containing protein, with protein sequence MDSMEKIFGKTAQMTVLKNLIENQNEPTYLSGIAEETGLSHSSVSRVITPLIDSGVILEKPLGKQIRTFQLNMESEAAKLIVDFYYKINQLVE encoded by the coding sequence ATGGATTCAATGGAAAAAATATTTGGAAAAACCGCACAGATGACCGTACTTAAAAACCTGATCGAAAACCAGAACGAACCCACCTATCTTTCAGGAATAGCCGAAGAGACCGGATTGTCTCATTCCAGTGTATCAAGGGTTATCACACCTTTGATCGATTCCGGCGTTATCCTTGAAAAACCCCTGGGAAAGCAGATCCGAACTTTCCAGCTGAATATGGAAAGTGAGGCAGCAAAATTAATAGTTGATTTTTACTACAAAATTAACCAGCTGGTAGAATAA
- a CDS encoding C69 family dipeptidase, translated as MCTTLIITRGASKDSSMMAAHSDDDELGDQRIIYVPAQEHEQGSMRQVFEEHYRYPRLMTY; from the coding sequence ATGTGTACAACATTAATTATTACCAGAGGAGCGAGCAAGGACAGCTCGATGATGGCAGCCCATTCAGATGATGATGAACTGGGAGATCAGAGGATTATTTATGTCCCGGCTCAGGAGCATGAACAGGGCTCTATGAGGCAGGTGTTTGAGGAACACTATCGTTATCCCCGCTTAATGACTTATTAA
- a CDS encoding glycoside hydrolase family 130 protein, which yields MSWKGRGSNTPWANHGELFVRHKKNPILTIEDWPYHANAVFNPAAAIVNGKTLLFARVEDHRGFSHLTIARSENGIDGWEIDPQPTLVPDPAHYPEEIYGIEDPRITYIEEMGKWAVAYTAFSDSSPLASLAFTEDFRNFERIGAIMPPENKDAALFPVRFNGKWALLHRPVSGTTGTKTNIWISFSPDMKHWGGHQVLLYAREGGWWDARKIGLSPHPMRVPDGWLIMYYGARQTTDKTSYRLGIALLDSEDPRKVLHRSEGWVFGPRELYERSGDVNDVILPCGWVLVGDEIRIYYGSAEVSVSTASAKINDILEYIRRCPEEQYADEYCSRF from the coding sequence ATGAGCTGGAAAGGAAGGGGGAGTAATACGCCCTGGGCAAATCATGGAGAATTGTTTGTAAGGCATAAGAAAAATCCTATACTTACGATTGAAGACTGGCCGTATCATGCTAATGCGGTTTTTAATCCTGCAGCCGCCATAGTTAACGGTAAAACTCTATTGTTTGCGCGGGTTGAAGACCATAGAGGTTTTTCTCACCTTACAATCGCCAGGAGTGAGAACGGGATTGATGGCTGGGAAATTGATCCTCAACCAACCCTGGTCCCGGATCCAGCACACTATCCTGAGGAAATATACGGCATTGAAGACCCACGTATAACTTACATAGAGGAGATGGGAAAATGGGCTGTAGCATATACGGCTTTTTCTGATTCGAGTCCTTTAGCTTCTCTTGCCTTCACAGAGGATTTCCGCAATTTTGAGAGAATAGGGGCTATAATGCCGCCTGAAAATAAAGATGCTGCTCTTTTCCCTGTCAGATTTAACGGGAAATGGGCCCTGTTACACAGGCCAGTATCCGGCACGACAGGTACAAAAACAAACATCTGGATCTCTTTTTCTCCGGACATGAAACACTGGGGCGGGCATCAGGTCCTCCTGTATGCCCGGGAAGGAGGATGGTGGGATGCCCGTAAGATAGGTTTATCTCCGCATCCGATGCGTGTGCCTGACGGATGGCTGATTATGTACTATGGTGCACGCCAGACCACAGATAAAACAAGTTATCGGCTTGGGATTGCTCTCCTTGACTCTGAAGACCCGAGAAAAGTCCTCCACCGGTCAGAAGGCTGGGTTTTCGGGCCCCGTGAACTCTACGAACGCAGTGGAGACGTCAACGATGTCATTTTGCCCTGCGGCTGGGTTTTAGTGGGGGATGAGATCAGAATTTATTATGGAAGTGCAGAAGTATCTGTCTCCACGGCCAGTGCAAAAATAAACGATATTCTGGAATATATCCGCAGATGCCCTGAGGAACAATATGCCGATGAATATTGTAGCCGGTTCTGA
- a CDS encoding amylo-alpha-1,6-glucosidase produces the protein MAGYHWYPDRGRDTMIFLLGL, from the coding sequence ATTGCAGGATATCACTGGTACCCGGACCGGGGAAGAGATACCATGATTTTCCTTCTCGGCCTGTAA
- a CDS encoding right-handed parallel beta-helix repeat-containing protein, producing MNEKHPESILKIMEKIGVSVLIFVFLILLGMFTLYTIQSYSSIIPSDYTQSNPTQSNLTQSNLTQSNLTQSNLTQSNPTQSNLTQSNLTQSNLTQSNLTQSNPTQSNLTQSNLTQSNITQSNLTKPNPAQSNFIPSNETVYVAGDGKGDFNCDGIDDQIEINKALAYVAENPEFATVYLKGSNTYVISDKIRIGNDTTLKGDPTAVIKLKDNAYWPHQSPLITQMNSSGNQNITITGFEIDGNYEGNTEKMRGDGYYNLIYFINCDNIHVCNMYMHDSHGDGLKIKDSKNIKFHDNRIYKLGHDGLYAIECQDIEAWNNNVRCKTNSALRIWNSNHIKFHDNTIYTEFEDDAGGPGIQIQYIRTSEAQPMNDIEVYNNTIYDTYGPGIWLIAFGEPYSKTEAQNVHIHHNIFYGCGTHQTYDWLGGIVTSGFYDTLIENNVFDANYNAAVVYTYPTGSRYDVDFTPRGIDGNCTTIVRNNIITNTLKRKYSPEGTGYGAIDNFPETHSFVLENNCLYNNYAGNYKNCTSTTDIYTDPRFVNQHKHNYYLKQDSPCIGAGYTLLISSEVSYKKRIKSIISAFVSQTCRFFSVETSE from the coding sequence ATGAATGAAAAACATCCTGAGTCCATACTAAAAATCATGGAAAAAATCGGAGTATCTGTTTTAATTTTCGTTTTTTTGATTCTACTGGGAATGTTCACCCTTTACACCATACAGTCGTACTCTTCAATAATACCATCAGACTATACACAGTCAAACCCCACACAATCAAACCTCACACAATCAAACCTCACACAATCAAACCTCACACAATCAAACCTCACACAATCAAACCCCACACAATCAAACCTCACACAATCAAACCTCACACAATCAAACCTCACACAATCAAACCTCACACAATCAAACCCCACACAATCAAACCTCACACAATCAAACCTCACACAGTCAAACATTACACAATCAAACCTCACAAAGCCAAACCCTGCACAGTCAAATTTCATCCCGTCAAATGAAACGGTTTATGTGGCCGGAGACGGAAAAGGAGACTTCAATTGTGATGGGATTGATGACCAGATAGAGATCAATAAAGCCCTCGCTTATGTGGCAGAAAATCCTGAATTCGCTACCGTTTATTTGAAAGGTTCCAACACTTACGTGATCTCAGACAAAATTCGCATCGGGAATGATACGACCCTGAAAGGGGACCCTACAGCCGTGATAAAGCTTAAAGACAACGCATATTGGCCGCATCAAAGCCCGCTGATAACTCAGATGAACAGCTCTGGAAACCAGAACATCACTATAACCGGATTTGAGATCGATGGAAACTATGAAGGTAATACCGAAAAAATGAGAGGAGATGGATACTATAATCTAATCTATTTCATTAACTGTGACAACATACATGTTTGTAATATGTACATGCATGACAGCCACGGAGACGGGCTGAAAATAAAAGACAGCAAAAACATAAAATTTCACGACAACCGAATTTACAAGCTTGGTCATGACGGCCTTTATGCAATCGAATGTCAGGATATAGAAGCATGGAATAATAACGTGAGATGTAAGACAAATTCTGCACTGAGAATCTGGAACTCAAACCATATAAAATTCCATGATAACACTATATACACCGAATTCGAGGATGATGCGGGAGGACCGGGAATTCAGATACAGTATATTAGAACATCCGAAGCTCAGCCGATGAATGATATTGAAGTCTATAACAACACTATTTATGATACATATGGTCCAGGGATCTGGCTTATAGCATTTGGTGAGCCATATTCAAAAACTGAGGCACAGAATGTTCACATACACCACAACATATTCTATGGCTGTGGCACGCATCAGACCTATGATTGGCTGGGCGGTATAGTAACAAGCGGATTTTATGATACCCTCATAGAAAACAATGTGTTTGATGCGAATTATAACGCTGCTGTTGTGTATACGTACCCAACTGGCTCGCGTTATGACGTTGACTTTACTCCAAGAGGTATAGATGGGAATTGTACGACCATAGTGCGCAACAACATTATAACAAATACTTTAAAACGCAAGTACAGCCCGGAAGGAACAGGTTATGGGGCTATTGATAACTTCCCGGAAACACACAGCTTCGTGCTGGAAAATAACTGTCTCTACAATAACTATGCAGGCAACTACAAGAACTGCACATCGACCACTGACATCTATACAGATCCGCGATTTGTAAACCAGCATAAACATAATTACTACCTGAAACAGGACTCTCCTTGCATTGGTGCCGGGTATACTTTGCTAATTTCTTCAGAAGTATCTTACAAAAAAAGAATAAAATCCATAATAAGTGCTTTTGTATCTCAAACGTGCAGGTTTTTTTCCGTTGAGACTTCAGAATAA